The Longimicrobium sp. genome contains a region encoding:
- a CDS encoding DUF4184 family protein, translated as MPLTVSHPAAAWLVRRLAPRLPLDALVLGTMAPDFEYILRLRVYGRFGHTPLGLLLFCVPVGLAACAVFRALVRPAAMRHLPAGLRSPAPRHGWIASAAAVLVGAATHVLWDSVTHGSADLAVDSPLLREMVAGVPVYHVLQHLSTLAGAVAIACWVRAWVRSHPAEARRYAPGERTTALRVAGAIVAFAALTAVLNGARRLHASPVVALGYAAVGGMAGLAAAAVVYGAATRRGGAFPR; from the coding sequence TTGCCGCTGACCGTTTCGCATCCCGCGGCCGCGTGGCTGGTGCGGCGTTTGGCGCCACGGCTGCCGCTGGACGCGCTGGTGCTGGGTACGATGGCGCCGGACTTCGAGTACATCCTGCGGCTGCGCGTGTACGGCCGCTTCGGGCACACGCCGCTCGGGCTGCTCCTCTTCTGCGTGCCGGTAGGGCTGGCGGCGTGCGCCGTGTTCCGCGCGCTGGTGCGCCCGGCGGCCATGCGGCACCTCCCCGCCGGGCTGCGCTCGCCCGCACCGCGCCACGGGTGGATCGCGTCGGCCGCGGCGGTGCTGGTGGGCGCCGCGACGCACGTGCTGTGGGACTCCGTCACCCACGGCAGCGCGGATCTGGCCGTCGATTCGCCCCTGCTGCGGGAGATGGTGGCCGGCGTGCCCGTGTACCACGTGCTGCAGCACCTTTCCACGCTGGCGGGCGCGGTGGCGATCGCGTGCTGGGTGCGCGCGTGGGTGCGAAGCCACCCGGCCGAGGCGCGGCGTTACGCGCCGGGCGAGCGGACCACCGCGCTGCGTGTGGCCGGCGCCATCGTGGCGTTCGCCGCGCTCACCGCGGTGCTGAACGGCGCGCGGCGTCTGCACGCCTCCCCGGTAGTGGCGCTTGGGTACGCCGCAGTGGGCGGAATGGCGGGGCTCGCCGCGGCCGCCGTGGTTTATGGCGCGGCGACCCGGCGGGGCGGTGCTTTCCCCAGGTGA
- a CDS encoding zinc-dependent metalloprotease, with the protein MNASIFVPALRCAAVAAACALAACASPAARPATGPAPGEPTQRSFAQRVAGMARQDGYFPLYTDAKTGKLMLEVRRVGEDFLYLNSLATGIGSNALGLDRGTIGDGVVVRFERHGPKLLLVEQNTGFRAVGGSDAEQRAVAESFPTSVRGAFAVVAEEGGRILIDATDFFLQDAFGVAGQIRRAGQGEFRADRERSTIYLPRTKSFPTNTEVESLLTWASDNPGPEIVRHTPDGRSLSLRQHHSFVELPPPGYRPRAFDPRIGFFPLTFFDFSQPLDRAFQQRWITRWRLEKKDPSAARSEAVRPIVYYLDPGIPEPYRTAFREGASWWNRVFEAAGFINAFQVLDLPEGADPMDARYSVVQWVHRTDPGFSIGPSFTDPRTGEIIKAAVRMDSYRSLTDYNIFAGTLPTVVEPVGDWVATLGGDDGEAFAMARRRQHVAHEIGHTLGLAHNFTASTYGRASVMDYPGPLIELRNGRIDLSRAYRAGPGAYDSLAIRYAYTPFATSEAEARGLRDIMAEGMRRGLRFMGDRDADEAGMMPGVTRWANGPDRIAELQRTMEVRRFLMDRFNTAAIRPGEPMYLLSQRLAPVYLHHRYALEAAIKAIGGLEYTFALAGDAQVPATIHDPAEQRRALDLLVRAMQPEELAIPERVAALIPPPPFGYSGNAQSFASPAGGAFDPLTAAQGLATSIVNGVLHRERAARLVSFHARNPAAPSLDEVIGRLVDGTWGAPASSNPRDAALRRVAQRAVLDRLIALASDRMAVPQARASAELHLARLADRLRARRAADVAQRAHDEHAAREIRRYLERTAPPTEPTQPLPLPPGTPIGSP; encoded by the coding sequence ATGAACGCATCCATCTTCGTACCCGCGCTCCGGTGCGCCGCCGTCGCCGCGGCGTGCGCTCTCGCCGCGTGCGCGTCTCCCGCCGCACGCCCGGCCACGGGACCCGCTCCCGGCGAGCCCACCCAGCGCTCGTTTGCGCAGCGCGTGGCGGGGATGGCGCGCCAGGACGGCTACTTCCCCCTGTACACGGACGCGAAGACGGGGAAGCTGATGCTGGAGGTGCGGCGCGTGGGGGAGGACTTCCTCTACCTCAACTCGCTCGCGACGGGGATCGGGTCGAACGCGCTGGGGCTGGACCGCGGGACGATCGGTGACGGCGTGGTAGTGCGCTTCGAGAGGCACGGGCCGAAGCTCCTCCTGGTGGAGCAGAACACCGGCTTCCGAGCGGTCGGCGGGAGTGATGCGGAGCAGAGGGCGGTGGCGGAGTCGTTTCCCACCTCGGTGCGCGGCGCGTTCGCCGTGGTGGCGGAGGAGGGCGGGCGCATCCTGATCGATGCGACCGACTTCTTCCTCCAGGACGCGTTCGGGGTGGCGGGGCAGATCCGTCGCGCGGGGCAGGGCGAGTTCAGGGCGGACCGCGAGCGCAGCACGATCTATCTGCCGCGCACGAAGTCCTTCCCGACGAACACCGAGGTCGAGTCGCTCCTCACCTGGGCCAGCGACAACCCGGGGCCCGAGATCGTCCGCCACACGCCCGACGGGCGTTCGCTCTCGCTGCGGCAGCACCACTCGTTCGTGGAGCTCCCACCGCCCGGCTACCGTCCGCGCGCCTTCGACCCGCGCATCGGCTTCTTCCCGCTCACCTTCTTCGACTTCAGCCAGCCCCTCGACCGCGCCTTCCAGCAGCGGTGGATCACGAGGTGGCGGCTGGAGAAAAAGGATCCGTCCGCCGCGAGGTCGGAGGCGGTGCGGCCGATCGTGTACTACCTCGATCCCGGCATCCCCGAGCCGTACCGCACCGCGTTCCGCGAGGGCGCGAGCTGGTGGAACCGGGTGTTCGAGGCCGCCGGGTTCATCAACGCCTTCCAGGTGCTGGACCTCCCCGAGGGCGCGGACCCGATGGACGCGCGCTACTCGGTGGTGCAGTGGGTGCACCGCACCGATCCGGGCTTCTCCATCGGCCCCTCCTTCACCGACCCGCGCACCGGCGAGATCATCAAGGCCGCCGTACGCATGGACTCGTACCGCTCGCTGACCGACTACAACATCTTCGCCGGCACCCTGCCGACGGTGGTGGAACCGGTGGGCGACTGGGTTGCGACCCTGGGCGGGGACGATGGAGAGGCGTTCGCGATGGCGCGGCGCAGGCAGCACGTGGCGCACGAGATCGGGCACACGCTGGGGCTGGCGCACAACTTCACCGCCTCCACCTACGGGCGCGCGTCGGTGATGGACTATCCGGGGCCGCTGATCGAGCTGCGCAACGGCCGCATCGACCTGTCGCGCGCGTACCGCGCCGGGCCGGGTGCGTACGACTCGCTCGCCATCCGCTACGCCTACACGCCGTTCGCCACGTCTGAGGCGGAGGCGCGCGGGCTGCGCGACATTATGGCGGAGGGGATGCGGCGCGGCCTGCGCTTCATGGGTGACCGCGACGCGGACGAGGCGGGGATGATGCCCGGGGTCACCCGCTGGGCCAACGGTCCCGACCGCATCGCGGAGCTGCAGCGGACGATGGAGGTGCGGCGCTTCCTCATGGACCGCTTCAACACCGCCGCCATCCGCCCCGGCGAGCCGATGTACCTCCTGAGCCAGCGGCTGGCGCCCGTCTACCTGCACCACCGCTACGCGCTTGAGGCCGCCATCAAGGCGATCGGCGGCCTGGAGTACACCTTTGCGTTGGCCGGCGATGCGCAGGTGCCGGCCACCATCCACGACCCGGCGGAGCAGCGGCGCGCGCTGGATCTCCTCGTCCGCGCGATGCAGCCGGAGGAGCTGGCGATTCCGGAGCGCGTCGCGGCGCTGATCCCGCCGCCTCCGTTCGGGTACTCGGGGAACGCGCAGTCGTTCGCGTCGCCGGCCGGGGGCGCGTTCGATCCGCTGACGGCGGCGCAGGGGCTCGCGACGAGCATCGTCAACGGGGTGCTGCACCGCGAGCGCGCGGCGCGGCTGGTTTCGTTCCACGCCCGCAACCCCGCGGCGCCGTCGCTGGACGAGGTGATCGGGCGGCTGGTGGACGGCACCTGGGGCGCGCCGGCATCATCGAACCCGCGCGATGCCGCCCTGCGGCGCGTGGCCCAACGTGCGGTGCTCGACCGGCTGATCGCGCTCGCGTCCGACCGGATGGCGGTGCCGCAGGCGCGCGCATCGGCCGAGCTTCACCTGGCGCGCCTGGCCGACCGCCTCCGCGCCCGCCGCGCCGCCGACGTGGCCCAGCGCGCCCACGACGAGCACGCCGCCCGCGAGATCCGCCGCTACCTGGAGCGCACCGCGCCGCCCACCGAGCCCACGCAGCCCTTGCCGCTGCCGCCGGGGACGCCGATCGGGAGCCCGTGA